The proteins below are encoded in one region of Peribacillus muralis:
- a CDS encoding glycosyltransferase: protein MKPMRIMMVLDTLDVSGTETHVLSLVKELQARGVYIAVVTGDGSMISRLRETGCAIHKVDFPATFTAKAGKGSILVNNLVDLFQQEQITLVHGHQINSGYISAKAAKIANIPFIFTLHGTYFLESDIKSVLQLSDAAIAVSDPVKKWLQPFFAKEIEVIANGIDTALFSPSPSMELRTKMNIPLNAKVIVYCSRITRHKGKICMLLIKACRDLKLKDISNLHVIIVGNGRQLKDIKSMAASIQSSCKEDFIHFTGEQKDVKDYYAVADYVVGTGRVALEAMACEKPVISCGNLGYFGEVNRDNFQQAWECYFGDHAAEQTCSQALLYRDLRKLLRSDIGWQTGRDLRKLVVNQFDSKKNILPLIDVYINTVQTFEQQQAIN, encoded by the coding sequence ATGAAGCCAATGAGAATCATGATGGTGTTGGATACATTGGATGTAAGCGGAACGGAAACTCATGTGCTAAGTCTCGTTAAGGAGCTGCAGGCTAGAGGAGTATATATAGCAGTAGTTACAGGAGACGGAAGTATGATAAGTCGTTTACGGGAGACGGGGTGCGCCATTCATAAGGTTGATTTTCCTGCCACCTTCACGGCGAAGGCAGGAAAGGGCTCAATATTAGTAAACAACCTTGTAGATTTGTTTCAGCAAGAGCAGATAACACTTGTCCATGGTCACCAGATCAATTCAGGCTACATCTCTGCCAAAGCAGCGAAAATCGCCAATATACCGTTCATTTTCACACTGCACGGCACCTACTTTCTTGAAAGCGATATAAAAAGTGTCCTGCAGCTATCAGATGCCGCCATTGCTGTTAGCGACCCCGTTAAAAAATGGCTGCAGCCATTTTTTGCGAAGGAAATCGAAGTGATAGCAAATGGAATCGATACGGCCTTATTTTCCCCTTCACCCTCAATGGAATTAAGAACGAAAATGAATATTCCACTTAACGCCAAAGTCATTGTTTACTGCAGCAGAATAACTCGGCATAAAGGAAAAATCTGCATGCTCTTAATTAAGGCCTGCAGAGATTTAAAATTAAAGGATATTTCCAACCTGCATGTAATCATCGTCGGTAACGGTCGGCAATTAAAGGATATTAAAAGTATGGCAGCAAGTATCCAATCATCATGTAAGGAGGATTTCATCCATTTCACCGGGGAACAAAAGGACGTCAAGGACTATTATGCAGTTGCAGACTATGTGGTGGGCACAGGCAGGGTTGCTTTGGAAGCAATGGCATGCGAAAAACCAGTCATTTCTTGTGGAAACCTTGGATACTTTGGAGAGGTGAACAGAGATAACTTTCAACAAGCGTGGGAGTGCTATTTCGGGGATCACGCTGCAGAGCAGACATGCAGCCAAGCGTTGCTTTATCGCGACCTGCGTAAACTCCTTCGATCGGATATTGGCTGGCAAACAGGACGGGATTTACGGAAATTGGTAGTGAATCAATTCGATAGTAAAAAAAACATACTACCGCTCATTGACGTATATATAAATACGGTCCAAACATTTGAACAGCAGCAGGCCATTAATTAA